A genome region from Argopecten irradians isolate NY unplaced genomic scaffold, Ai_NY scaffold_0409, whole genome shotgun sequence includes the following:
- the LOC138312647 gene encoding circumsporozoite protein-like has translation MDDLEIPVDVWDINVNAGIAVTNATNATVGTNATNATAGTDATNATTGTDATNATAGTDATNATAGTDATNATAGTDATNATTGTDATNATAGTDATNATAGTDATNATAGTDATNATAGTDATNATAGTDAKNATAGTDATAGEMDVTVCDTDHSYVSPHSSPVIVNMPKIPTYQICADRYCDSFLSCGHIICYVCAIELDERDKKMPYL, from the exons ATGGATGATCTAGAGATTCCTGTGGATGTATGGGATATTAATGTCAATGCTGGTATAGCTGTCACTAATGCTACAAATGCTACTGTTGGTACAAATGCTACAAACGCTACTGCTGGTACAGATGCTACAAATGCTACTACTGGTACAGATGCTACAAACGCTACTGCTGGTACAGATGCTACAAACGCTACTGCTGGTACAGATGCTACAAATGCTACTGCTGGTACAGATGCTACAAATGCTACTACTGGTACAGATGCTACAAACGCTACTGCTGGTACAGATGCTACAAACGCTACTGCTGGTACAGATGCTACAAACGCTACTGCTGGTACAGATGCTACAAACGCTACTGCTGGTACAGATGCTACAAACGCTACTGCTGGTACAGATGCTAAAAACGCTACTGCTGGTACAGATGCTACTGCTGGCGAAATGGATGTCACTGTTTGTGATACAGATCATTCCTATGTTTCACCACATAGTTCACCAGTG ATTGTGAATATGCCAAAGATTCCAACCTACCAAATTTGTGCCGACAGATACTGTGATTCATTCTTGAGCTGCGGTCACATCATATGCTATGTGTGTGCAATAGAACTTGATGAAAGAGATAAAAAAATGCCATATTTGTAG